The following are encoded together in the Lathyrus oleraceus cultivar Zhongwan6 chromosome 3, CAAS_Psat_ZW6_1.0, whole genome shotgun sequence genome:
- the LOC127128730 gene encoding caffeoylshikimate esterase isoform X4 — translation MATRFPGVDNELQKILDANMDHVGARRLARESFKDIQLRIDHILFKTRCDGLKTEESYEVNSKGVEIFYKSWLPGTARPKAAVFYCHGYGDTCTFFFEGIARKLACAGYGVFAMDYPGFGLSEGLHCYIPSFDSLVDDVIEIYSKIKAENLEFQSLPSFLFGQSMGGAVALKMHLKQPKAWDGAVLVAPMCKIADDMVPPKLLAQILIGIANILPKKKLVPQKNLAVAAFRDLKKREMTAYNVIGYRDKPRLWTAVEMLKTTQEIERRLEEVSLPLLILHGEADIVTDPSVSKTFYEKASSSDKKLKLYKDAYHSLLEGEPDEMIIQVFTDIVLWLDEHSLKHSSFSDK, via the exons ATGGCCACTAGGTTTCCAGGAGTTGACAATGAATTGCAAAAGATTCTGGATGCTAATATGGATCATGTTGGTGCTAGAAGACTAGCTCGTGAATCCTTCAAGGATATTCAGCTTCGGATTGATCACATACTCTTTAAG ACTCGATGCGATGGACTCAAAACGGAGGAG TCGTACGAGGTGAACTCAAAGGGCGTTGAAATCTTCTACAAGAGTTGGCTACCCGGAACTGCGAGGCCGAAAGCAGCTGTGTTTTACTGTCATGGTTATGGAGACACTTGCACCTTTTTCTTTGAAG GAATAGCTAGAAAATTGGCATGTGCTGGATATGGAGTATTTGCTATGGATTATCCAGGATTTGGTCTTTCAGAAGGTCTTCATTGCTATATTCCTAGTTTTGATTCGCTAGTTGATGATGTCATCGAGATTTACTCCAAAATCAAAG CAGAAAATCTAGAATTTCAATCTCTTCCAAGCTTCCTTTTTGGACAATCCATGGGAGGAGCTGTTGCTTTAAAGATGCACCTTAAACAACCTAAGGCATGGGATGGCGCCGTTCTTGTTGCGCCGATGTGTAAA ATTGCAGATGACATGGTTCCACCAAAGTTGCTAGCTCAGATTCTTATCGGCATCGCCAATATTCTACCAAAGAAAAAGTTAGTTCCGCAGAAGAATTTAGCAGTGGCAGCATTTAGAGACCTGAAGAAGCGAGAAATG ACAGCTTATAATGTCATTGGCTACAGAGATAAACCGCGTTTGTGGACTGCTGTCGAGATGCTTAAAACGACTCAAGAAATCGAACGGAGATTGGAAGAAGTGTCTTTGCCATTGTTAATCCTTCATGGAGAGGCTGATATTGTGACGGATCCGTCGGTGAGCAAAACATTTTATGAGAAAGCTAGCAGCTCAGACAAGAAGCTTAAACTTTACAAAGATGCTTATCATTCTCTTCTTGAGGGGGAGCCTGATGAAATGATAATCCAAGTTTTTACTGATATTGTTTTATGGCTTGACGAACACAGCTTGAAACATTCTTCATTTTCTGATAAATAA
- the LOC127128730 gene encoding caffeoylshikimate esterase isoform X2 — protein sequence MPLTISNHFQVEFKRFLLRREVKTLAMATRFPGVDNELQKILDANMDHVGARRLARESFKDIQLRIDHILFKTRCDGLKTEESYEVNSKGVEIFYKSWLPGTARPKAAVFYCHGYGDTCTFFFEGIARKLACAGYGVFAMDYPGFGLSEGLHCYIPSFDSLVDDVIEIYSKIKENLEFQSLPSFLFGQSMGGAVALKMHLKQPKAWDGAVLVAPMCKIADDMVPPKLLAQILIGIANILPKKKLVPQKNLAVAAFRDLKKREMTAYNVIGYRDKPRLWTAVEMLKTTQEIERRLEEVSLPLLILHGEADIVTDPSVSKTFYEKASSSDKKLKLYKDAYHSLLEGEPDEMIIQVFTDIVLWLDEHSLKHSSFSDK from the exons ATGCCTCTCAcaatttcaaaccatttccaag TAGAATTCAAGCGTTTTTTGCTGAGAAGAGAGGTAAAGACATTGGCTATGGCCACTAGGTTTCCAGGAGTTGACAATGAATTGCAAAAGATTCTGGATGCTAATATGGATCATGTTGGTGCTAGAAGACTAGCTCGTGAATCCTTCAAGGATATTCAGCTTCGGATTGATCACATACTCTTTAAG ACTCGATGCGATGGACTCAAAACGGAGGAG TCGTACGAGGTGAACTCAAAGGGCGTTGAAATCTTCTACAAGAGTTGGCTACCCGGAACTGCGAGGCCGAAAGCAGCTGTGTTTTACTGTCATGGTTATGGAGACACTTGCACCTTTTTCTTTGAAG GAATAGCTAGAAAATTGGCATGTGCTGGATATGGAGTATTTGCTATGGATTATCCAGGATTTGGTCTTTCAGAAGGTCTTCATTGCTATATTCCTAGTTTTGATTCGCTAGTTGATGATGTCATCGAGATTTACTCCAAAATCAAAG AAAATCTAGAATTTCAATCTCTTCCAAGCTTCCTTTTTGGACAATCCATGGGAGGAGCTGTTGCTTTAAAGATGCACCTTAAACAACCTAAGGCATGGGATGGCGCCGTTCTTGTTGCGCCGATGTGTAAA ATTGCAGATGACATGGTTCCACCAAAGTTGCTAGCTCAGATTCTTATCGGCATCGCCAATATTCTACCAAAGAAAAAGTTAGTTCCGCAGAAGAATTTAGCAGTGGCAGCATTTAGAGACCTGAAGAAGCGAGAAATG ACAGCTTATAATGTCATTGGCTACAGAGATAAACCGCGTTTGTGGACTGCTGTCGAGATGCTTAAAACGACTCAAGAAATCGAACGGAGATTGGAAGAAGTGTCTTTGCCATTGTTAATCCTTCATGGAGAGGCTGATATTGTGACGGATCCGTCGGTGAGCAAAACATTTTATGAGAAAGCTAGCAGCTCAGACAAGAAGCTTAAACTTTACAAAGATGCTTATCATTCTCTTCTTGAGGGGGAGCCTGATGAAATGATAATCCAAGTTTTTACTGATATTGTTTTATGGCTTGACGAACACAGCTTGAAACATTCTTCATTTTCTGATAAATAA
- the LOC127128730 gene encoding caffeoylshikimate esterase isoform X3: MPLTISNHFQEFKRFLLRREVKTLAMATRFPGVDNELQKILDANMDHVGARRLARESFKDIQLRIDHILFKTRCDGLKTEESYEVNSKGVEIFYKSWLPGTARPKAAVFYCHGYGDTCTFFFEGIARKLACAGYGVFAMDYPGFGLSEGLHCYIPSFDSLVDDVIEIYSKIKAENLEFQSLPSFLFGQSMGGAVALKMHLKQPKAWDGAVLVAPMCKIADDMVPPKLLAQILIGIANILPKKKLVPQKNLAVAAFRDLKKREMTAYNVIGYRDKPRLWTAVEMLKTTQEIERRLEEVSLPLLILHGEADIVTDPSVSKTFYEKASSSDKKLKLYKDAYHSLLEGEPDEMIIQVFTDIVLWLDEHSLKHSSFSDK, translated from the exons ATGCCTCTCAcaatttcaaaccatttccaag AATTCAAGCGTTTTTTGCTGAGAAGAGAGGTAAAGACATTGGCTATGGCCACTAGGTTTCCAGGAGTTGACAATGAATTGCAAAAGATTCTGGATGCTAATATGGATCATGTTGGTGCTAGAAGACTAGCTCGTGAATCCTTCAAGGATATTCAGCTTCGGATTGATCACATACTCTTTAAG ACTCGATGCGATGGACTCAAAACGGAGGAG TCGTACGAGGTGAACTCAAAGGGCGTTGAAATCTTCTACAAGAGTTGGCTACCCGGAACTGCGAGGCCGAAAGCAGCTGTGTTTTACTGTCATGGTTATGGAGACACTTGCACCTTTTTCTTTGAAG GAATAGCTAGAAAATTGGCATGTGCTGGATATGGAGTATTTGCTATGGATTATCCAGGATTTGGTCTTTCAGAAGGTCTTCATTGCTATATTCCTAGTTTTGATTCGCTAGTTGATGATGTCATCGAGATTTACTCCAAAATCAAAG CAGAAAATCTAGAATTTCAATCTCTTCCAAGCTTCCTTTTTGGACAATCCATGGGAGGAGCTGTTGCTTTAAAGATGCACCTTAAACAACCTAAGGCATGGGATGGCGCCGTTCTTGTTGCGCCGATGTGTAAA ATTGCAGATGACATGGTTCCACCAAAGTTGCTAGCTCAGATTCTTATCGGCATCGCCAATATTCTACCAAAGAAAAAGTTAGTTCCGCAGAAGAATTTAGCAGTGGCAGCATTTAGAGACCTGAAGAAGCGAGAAATG ACAGCTTATAATGTCATTGGCTACAGAGATAAACCGCGTTTGTGGACTGCTGTCGAGATGCTTAAAACGACTCAAGAAATCGAACGGAGATTGGAAGAAGTGTCTTTGCCATTGTTAATCCTTCATGGAGAGGCTGATATTGTGACGGATCCGTCGGTGAGCAAAACATTTTATGAGAAAGCTAGCAGCTCAGACAAGAAGCTTAAACTTTACAAAGATGCTTATCATTCTCTTCTTGAGGGGGAGCCTGATGAAATGATAATCCAAGTTTTTACTGATATTGTTTTATGGCTTGACGAACACAGCTTGAAACATTCTTCATTTTCTGATAAATAA
- the LOC127128730 gene encoding caffeoylshikimate esterase isoform X1, with protein sequence MPLTISNHFQVEFKRFLLRREVKTLAMATRFPGVDNELQKILDANMDHVGARRLARESFKDIQLRIDHILFKTRCDGLKTEESYEVNSKGVEIFYKSWLPGTARPKAAVFYCHGYGDTCTFFFEGIARKLACAGYGVFAMDYPGFGLSEGLHCYIPSFDSLVDDVIEIYSKIKAENLEFQSLPSFLFGQSMGGAVALKMHLKQPKAWDGAVLVAPMCKIADDMVPPKLLAQILIGIANILPKKKLVPQKNLAVAAFRDLKKREMTAYNVIGYRDKPRLWTAVEMLKTTQEIERRLEEVSLPLLILHGEADIVTDPSVSKTFYEKASSSDKKLKLYKDAYHSLLEGEPDEMIIQVFTDIVLWLDEHSLKHSSFSDK encoded by the exons ATGCCTCTCAcaatttcaaaccatttccaag TAGAATTCAAGCGTTTTTTGCTGAGAAGAGAGGTAAAGACATTGGCTATGGCCACTAGGTTTCCAGGAGTTGACAATGAATTGCAAAAGATTCTGGATGCTAATATGGATCATGTTGGTGCTAGAAGACTAGCTCGTGAATCCTTCAAGGATATTCAGCTTCGGATTGATCACATACTCTTTAAG ACTCGATGCGATGGACTCAAAACGGAGGAG TCGTACGAGGTGAACTCAAAGGGCGTTGAAATCTTCTACAAGAGTTGGCTACCCGGAACTGCGAGGCCGAAAGCAGCTGTGTTTTACTGTCATGGTTATGGAGACACTTGCACCTTTTTCTTTGAAG GAATAGCTAGAAAATTGGCATGTGCTGGATATGGAGTATTTGCTATGGATTATCCAGGATTTGGTCTTTCAGAAGGTCTTCATTGCTATATTCCTAGTTTTGATTCGCTAGTTGATGATGTCATCGAGATTTACTCCAAAATCAAAG CAGAAAATCTAGAATTTCAATCTCTTCCAAGCTTCCTTTTTGGACAATCCATGGGAGGAGCTGTTGCTTTAAAGATGCACCTTAAACAACCTAAGGCATGGGATGGCGCCGTTCTTGTTGCGCCGATGTGTAAA ATTGCAGATGACATGGTTCCACCAAAGTTGCTAGCTCAGATTCTTATCGGCATCGCCAATATTCTACCAAAGAAAAAGTTAGTTCCGCAGAAGAATTTAGCAGTGGCAGCATTTAGAGACCTGAAGAAGCGAGAAATG ACAGCTTATAATGTCATTGGCTACAGAGATAAACCGCGTTTGTGGACTGCTGTCGAGATGCTTAAAACGACTCAAGAAATCGAACGGAGATTGGAAGAAGTGTCTTTGCCATTGTTAATCCTTCATGGAGAGGCTGATATTGTGACGGATCCGTCGGTGAGCAAAACATTTTATGAGAAAGCTAGCAGCTCAGACAAGAAGCTTAAACTTTACAAAGATGCTTATCATTCTCTTCTTGAGGGGGAGCCTGATGAAATGATAATCCAAGTTTTTACTGATATTGTTTTATGGCTTGACGAACACAGCTTGAAACATTCTTCATTTTCTGATAAATAA